A stretch of DNA from Posidoniimonas polymericola:
GTAAGTCGGTCCTCAAAGCCTCGCCATTCTGCCTGAATGGGCGGCGGCACGCAAATACGCGACCCATTGACCGCTTGCGTCCGACCCGACCAAAATCGTGGCTTCCTAAGCCAATTTAAGATGCCAACCCGAGGTCTTTTGCGATGCCCGAAGTTGCCGGCCAGCCCATCACCATGAAGGACGGCTGCCTGACCGTCCCCGATACCCCAGTCGTCCCGTTCATCGAGGGTGACGGCACCGGCCCGGATATCTGGCGGACCAGCAAACGCGTGCTCGACGCGGCCGTTGAGAAAGCGTACGGCGGCTCGAAGCAGATTGCGTGGCTCGAGGTGCTGGCCGGGCAGAAGGCGTTCGACCAGACCGGGGAATGGCTGCCGGACGCCACGCTCGACGCCTTTCGCGAGTACCTGGTCGGCATCAAGGGCCCGCTGACCACCCCGGTGGGTGGCGGAATCCGGTCGCTGAACGTGGCGTTGCGGCAGATCCTCGACCTGTACGTCTGCCTGCGTCCGGTCCAGTACTTCGCTGGGGTCCCTTCGCCGGTCAAGCAGCCGGAGCTCACCGACATGGTGATCTTCCGCGAGAACAGCGAGGACATCTACGCCGGCATCGAGTTCGAGAACGGCTCGGACGACTGCGACAAGCTCAAGACGTTGCTCTCCGAGGCCTTCCCCGACCGGTGGAAGAAGGTCCGCTTCCCGGACACGGTCGGGCTGGGCATCAAGCCGGTCAGCCAGGAGGGCACCGCCCGGCTGGTTAAGGCCGCCATCCAGTACGCCATCGACAACGACAAGGAGTCGGTCACGCTAGTGCACAAGGGCAACATCATGAAATTCACCGAGGGTGGATTCCGTGATTGGGGCTACGAGTGCGCCAAGGAACAGTTCGGCGCGACCGAAATCGACGGCGGACCGTGGTGCAGCTTCAAGTCGCCCAAGAGCGACAAGGAGATCATCGTCAAGGACGTCATCGCCGACGCGATGCTGCAGCAGATCTTGACCCGCCCCGCCGAGTACGACGTGATCGCCACGCTGAACCTCAACGGCGACTACATCTCGGACGCGCTGGCCGCCTGCGTCGGCGGCATCGGCATCGCGCCGGGCGGCAACATCAACTACGACTCCGGCCACGCCATCTTCGAGGCGACCCACGGCACCGCGCCGAAGTACGCCGACCAGGACAAGGTCAACCCGGGCAGCGTGACGCTCTCCGGAGAAATGATGCTGCGTTACCTCGGCTGGACCGAGGCCGCCGACCTGATCATCAAGGGCCTGAACGGGGCGATCGCCGCCAAGACCGTCACCTACGACTTCGAGCGGCTGATGGAGGGCGCCACCCTGCTCAAGTGCAGCGAGTTTGGCGACGCCATCATCAAGCACATGAACTGATCGCCGGCCTCTGGCTGGAAGCTACCCGGCCACGCCCCACCGCGGGGCGTGGCTTTTTTTGTCCCCCTACGCAATCGACTCCGCGATGATCGAGTGGCTCTCTGAACTCTCCCCCGTCTGGCAGGCGCTGCTCGCCGGTACCGGCACCTGGCTGGTGACCGCCATTGGCGCGGCGTTGGTGTTCGGCTTCGTCGGCGTCAGCCGCAAGCTGATGGACGCCATGCTCGGCTTCTCCGGCGGCGTGATGCTGGCCGCCAGCTACTGGTCGCTGCTCGCCCCGGCGATCGAGATCGCCGAGCAGACCGGCGGGATCAAATGGCTGCCGCCCGCGATCGGCTTCCTGGCCGGCGGCGGCGTGCTGTGGGCCATCGACAAGGTGCTGCCCCACCTGCACCTGTACCTGCCGGTCGACCAGGCCGAGGGCCTGCCGACCTCGTGGCGGCGGTCGGTGCTGCTGGTGACGGCAATCACGCTGCACAACATCCCCGAGGGGCTGGCGATCGGCGTCGTGTTTGGCGGCGCCGCGATGGGCATCCAGGGCGCCACGGTCGAGGCGGCCATCGCCCTGGCGGTCGGCATCGGCATCCAGAACTTCCCGGAGGGCGTCGCGGTGGCGATGCCGCTCCGGGCGGAGGGGATGAGCCGCATCAAGTCGTTCTGGTTTGGCGCCGCGTCGGCGCTGGTCGAGCCCCCCGCCGCCGTCCTCGGCGCCGCCGCGGTGTTCTACGCGCGGCCGATCCTGCCGTACGCCCTGAGCTTCGCGGCCGGGGCGATGGTGTTTGTGGTAGTCGAGGAGCTGATCCCCGAGTCGCAGCAGAAGGGCAACGCCGACCTGGCGACCGTCTGCCTGATGGTCGGCTTCGTCGTGATGATGGTGCTGGACGTCTCGCTGGGCTGACGCGCGAACGGCGCTGAGCTTCCGCAAAAATGCGGTCGACCCCAAATCCGCCTTGGCCGCGGCGGCGGGCAAATGCCGGGAGCTTTGCGGTCGCCGGCTAGCTATAATCGGGCGTTGAACCGCCGTCGCCCGCCCTGAGCCTCTCTCGTGTTCTCTCCGCTACCAACCAGCCACCCCAGATCTCCCGCCGCGCACATGACGTGGGCGTCGCGGACGGTCGCGGGGACGGTGGTCCGCACGCGGCGGTTCCTGTCGCGTGAGTTGTGGGTCTGGCCGATCATTGCCGTGCTGCTGCTGGTGGGGATCGGCTGGGGCGTCCACGGTTCTATCGAGCGGACGATGGAGGCCAACCTAAAATCAGAGCTGCAGACCCTGCTCGACGTCGAGGTGGCGATGCTCCGCACCTGGTTGACCTCGCAGGAAACCAACGCCAAGAGCACCGCCAGCGACACCGACGTGCGGCAGCTCGTCGGTCAGATCGTGGCGCTCAACGCCAGGAACGACAACGACCCGGTCGCGGCCGCCGACCTCGCCGCGCAGCTCTCCCAGCAGCTCCAGCCGATGCTCAACGCGCACGACTACAGCGCGTACTTTGTGGCGACCCGCGAGCAGGTCCTGGCCTCCGGTCGATCGGAGGTGATCGGCCGCCCCGTTCCGAGCGAATTCCGGCGCGTCTTCGAGCGTGTCTACGACGGCGAAACCACCGTCACGCCCCCCTACGCCAGCCTGCTGCCGCAGCGCGACCCGTCGGGCCGCGAGCTGCTGGGCGTGCCGGTGATGAACGTGCTCGCGCCCTTGGTAGATGACAACCTGCAAACCATCGCGGTGCTGGCGCTGCAGCTCCGACCAGAGAAGGACTTCACGCGGATCCTGCAGATCGCCCGGCTGGGCGATTCCGGCGAGACCTACGCCTTCGACGCCAACGGCCTGATGCTTTCCAACAGCCGCTTCGGCGAGGATCTCGTCCTGCTCGGGTTGCTGCCCGACCTGCCACGGTCGGAGTCGATCCTGCAGCTGCTGGTCCGCGACCCCGGTGGAGACATGACGCGCGGGTACCGCCCTGGCGTTCGTCGGGCAGAGCTGCCGCTCACAACGATGGTAGAAGAGGCGGTGGCAGGTCGGCCCGCCGCCAACGTGTCTGGCTACCGCGATTACCGCGGCGTCCCCGTGGTCGGCGCGTGGACCTGGCTGGATCGCTACAACTTCGGCGTCGCCACCGAGGTCAACTACTCCGAGGCGTTTCGCCCGTTAACCATCCTTAAACGCACCTTCTGGGGGCTGCTTGCGCTCTTGGCGGCGAGTTCGGTGGCGATTTTTGTCTTCACCCTGCTGGTCGCCCGCGCGCAGCGCCAGGCCCGCGAGGCCGCCATCGAGGCCCGCGAGCTCGGGCAGTACAAGCTCGAGGAGAAGCTCGGCGAGGGGGCAATGGGCGTGGTGTACCGCGGCCGCCACGCGATGCTCCGCCGCCCGACCGCGATCAAGCTGATCGACGCCGACAAGGTCACGCAAACTTCTATCGAGCGGTTCGAACGCGAGGTCCAGATCACCAGCAACCTGAACCACCCCAACACAATCGCGATCTACGACTACGGCCGCACCCCCGAAGGGGTTTTCTACTACGCCATGGAGTACCTCGACGGCATCGACCTGCAGTCGCTGGCCGAGAAGTACGGGCCGCAGCCTTCCGGGCGGGTGGTGTACATCCTGCGGCAGATCTGCGGCTCGCTGTTCGAGGCCCACTCCTCGGGACTCGTGCACCGTGACATAAAGCCCGCCAACGTGATGCTTAACCGTCGGGGCGGCGAAGGTGACGTCGTCAAGGTGCTCGATTTCGGCCTGGTGAAGGACCGCGACGACCGCAGCGCGCGGAACGGCGGCATGGCCGGCACGCCGCTCTACATGTCGCCCGAGGCGGTGCAGACGCCCGACGCGGTCGACGCCTGCAGCGACCTCTACTCGGTTGGGGCGGTCGGCTACTTCCTTGTGACCGGCAAGCCGGTGTTCGAGTCGGACGACCTAGTGACGCTCTGCCGCCAGCACGCGGTCGAGCCGCCCACGCCGCTGTCGACGCGGCTCGGCAAGCCGGTCCCCGCCGACCTCGAGCACGCCATCCTCTCGTGCCTGGAGAAGGACCGCGCCCGGCGGCCGCAAACGGCTCGCGACCTCGCGAACATGCTCGCGGGCTGCGAGTGCGCGGGCGACTGGAGCGTCGACCGGGCCGACATGTGGTGGGGCCGCCGGGAACGCGGCGTGCCCCCGGAATCCAAAGAGCCCCCCCAACCGCCCACTGCGGGGAAGACTCAGTCCAACCTTGACCAGACGATCGACCTGTAGTCGGTCGCGGGGTCTGTGGAGCGCCACGTGGCAATTGGCGGTCCCGAATCCCCGAGGGCAAAAGACCAGGCGCCCAAAGAAAAAGCCCGCACCAGAGACTGGAGCAGGCTTAGGGAAGCTCCCCCGGTAGGACTCGAACCTACGACAAAGCGGTTAACAGCCGCTCGCTCTACCAACTGAGCTACAGGGGATCGCTTAGCAGGCGGGCGGGGCCGCCTGCGGAACATTAATATTACCCAGGCCCTGATTTTCCATCAAGAGGACCCGCCGAGAGGTCCTAAGTTGAGTCTGTGTCGCGGGTTTTCTCCATGATTATGCAGTTGCCCGCCTCGTTGTGCTCGACCCGCGTCATGTAGGCATTAATCAGCATCATCCCGCGGCCGCCGTGGCAGGCAAGGCCCTCGGAGGTGGTGCAATCCGCGACCTTTTCCGGCTGGAAGCCTTGGCCCTCGTCCTTGATGCGGATCCAGAACGCCTGGTCACTCAGCTTGCACTCGACCTCGACGGTCTTCTGCTCGTCCAGCTTGTTGCCGTGGCGGATGGCGTTAGAGAGCGATTCTTCCAGCGCCATCTGCACGCCGAAGTAGTCTCGGCCATCCCAGCCGTGGTTCTTGAGCTCCGCGAGGATCTCGTCCATCAGCGGCAGGTGGGCGCCCCGCTGGCTGGCAAGGGTCGCTTCGGTAGTCCAGGCCCAGTTGTCACCCACAGGGGAAGACCTCAAGCAAGCTGCGGCGGTTCGCGTGATCAGCGGATTAGCTTGGCGTCTTGCCGGGAACGAGGGTCGGGTCGTGACTGCCTCTTCCAATTATAGCACCGGCCAGTCGACGCGGACCAAACGGCCCGGCGCCGGTCGCCTAGAGGACGGCGAGCGCGTCCGCCTCGTCGTCCTTGATCTTGAAGAGCTTGGTCAGCTTCGTGATCGCGAAGACCTCGTAGATCTCCGGACGGATATTCGTCAGAATCAGCTCCGCCCGGTGATTCTTCACCTTCTTCTCGAAGCTGATCAGCTTGCCGAGGGCCGCACTGGAAAGGAACTCGACATTCGAGAAATTGAGCACGATCTTCTTGCGCTCTTCCCGTTCGACCAGGTCGAACAGCTCCTGCCCCAGCTCTTGGATTTCCTCTTCGTCGATGATCTTCGAGTCGGCAAACGTCACCACAGTGACCGACCCCGACTCGCTGAGCTTGACGCGACGAAATGTGCTCATCTCGACCTGCAACTTCCACCGTTCATGACGTAAACCGACTGGCGCAATGCCTTTCGGACGATCATAACGGGAGGGGCGCGAGTGTCAAGCGACCCGCCGCGGCAGGCCATGCTGCTAGTCGGGCTTTTTCATCGCCAGGCTGTGCAGGATCAGCACCGACCCGACCGACATCAGACACCAGCCCAGCCACTCCGGCGGGCGGACCGTCTTCTTGGCGCCCGGCGCCAAGACCCCCCCGCCGGCGATCGCCAGCGTCGGCGGCGAGTCGCCCTGCGCCACCGCGGTCGGCTTGGCCAGCATCTGCGTCACCTCGGGCGTCAGCACGAAGGACGACACCATCCGCATCTGGACGCCGATCAGCACCAACAGGATGCCCGCGAAGAAGTACTGATTGCGATTAAGTTCCATGGCGCCGCCCGCCTTTCCTCGCTTACGAGGGTCTTCCGTGGAGGACTGCCCAGCCGACACCGGCGGGCGGCGCGCGACGCGAGAGATCCGGTCACGCTCCACTCAAGTTCATCGACCGCCGGCGGCTCCCGACGCGAACCCGAGATAAAGAGTAGCGTATAGCTGGAACTTAACGCCCGTGCTGGCCGTCGCGGTGGGAGCGGTTGCGCGGGTGGGCCGCCGGGCGCGGGTTACCCGGGCTCCGATTACTCGGCCGCGGGGCGGGTCACTCTGCTGCAGCTCGGGTCAGTCTGCTGCAGCGTCAGGAAGGATCTGGTCAACCGCCTCGAACACGGCGGCCTTCTTAAGTTCCTCGTCGCCCGACTTGAAGACCGCGGCCGCGACCTCGGGGTGATCGGCCCAGTCGCTCGGCCCGTAGCCGCGGATGTCGACATACGTGTCGTGGAGCGTCAGCGAGGTCTTCGCCGCGACGTGCAAACCCGAGTCGGTCCGCAGCACGTGGTAGCTGCCGGCCAGGTGGTACAGACCGAAGCCGGCCGCAACGCCCAAGAGAAACGCGTAGATCTTACCCATCGGTCATGCTGCCTGAGCGGTTTGAAGCGGATATCGGGCTAGGTTGGGCGGTCGGCCGCCACTATTCTCTTAGGGGGCCTCACTGGCGTCCTCGACGATCCCCAAGCCCGCAGGGCCGCCGGGCGTTTGCGCCGGAGCCCCGAATGTCATTCCTCTAGTCTAGCCCGATATTGCCGCGATGATTCCCCCCCGTGCCATGATCCGTGCGTGCCGGCGTGCGAGCTCCCGCTGGAAGATCGCCGATTCGACCGGCTCGCAGCTGACCGGCAGCGAGGTGCTGCTGCGGTCGCTGGTCCTCCGCCGGATGCTCCGCCGCGAGGTGCTGGCCAACGACGAGCTTTACGTCGGGGTGCTGCTGCCGCCGTCGCTCGGCGGGGCGGTGGTCAATGCGGCCCTAGCGCTCGACCGCCGTGTCACCGCCAACCTGAACTACTCCGCCACCTCGGCGGTGATGAACAAGTGCATCAAGAAGGCGGGCATCCGGCACGTGCTAACCAGCGAGAAGCTGCTCAGCAAGCTCGACCTCGACCTCGACGCCGAGGTGGTGTGCCTTGAGGACCTGAAGGACAAGGCGACCGCCGCCGACAAGCTGCTGGCCGCTGTGGCGACCTACGCCACGCCGGCCGGCCTGCTCGACAAGATGCTGGGGCTCGACCGCGCTTCGGAAGACGACGAGCAGACCGTGCTGTTCACCTCCGGCTCAACCGGCGACCCGAAGGGCGTTGTGCTGACGTACCGGAACGTCGCGACCAACGTGTACGGCATGGGGAAAGCGATCCACCTCACCGAGCGGGACGTGCTGCTCGGCATCCTGCCGTTCTTCCACGCGTTCGGCTACACGGTCACGCTGTGGGGCCCGCTGATGCTCGACGTCAACGCGGCCTACCACGTCAACCCACTCGAGGCGCGGCAGGTCGGCAAGCTGGCCGCGACGCGCGGCGCGACCATCCTGCTCAGCACGCCGACCTTCCTGCGCTCGTACCTCAAACGCTGCTCGGTCGAGGACTTCAAGTCGCTTGAGATCGTGGTGGTCGGAGCTGAGAAGCTGCCGCAGGAGCTGTCGGACAAGTTCGAGGCCAAGTTCGGCGTCCGGCCGATCGAGGGCTACGGCGCGACGGAGCTCTCGCCGCTGGTGTCGGTCAACATCCCGCCGACCCGCGCCATGAGCGACGAGGACGGCTGGGTCGAGGGGAGCGTCGGCAAGCCGCTGCCCGAGGTCGAGGCTAAGATCGTCCACCCGGAGACCTTCGAGCCACTCCCGCCCGGCGAGGACGGCATGCTGCTGATCACCGGCCCCAACCTAATGAAGGGCTACTTCAACGACGACGCGAAGACCTCCGAGGCCGTCCGCGACGGGTGGTACGTCACCGGCGACATCGCCAGGCTCGACGAGCGTGGGTTTATCCACATCACAGGCCGCCAGAGCCGGTTCTCCAAGATCGGGGGCGAGATGGTCCCCCACGTCACGGTGGAGGAGGCGATTCAGGAGTTCGTCGCCACCGACGACGACGAGAGCGTGCTGGCGGTGGTCTCGGCCGTGCCGGATGCCAAGAAGGGCGAACGCCTGGTCGTGCTCCACCTGCCGATGGCCAAGACGCCCAACGAAGTCCGGACACACCTCACACAGCAGGGACTCCCCAACCTGTGGATCCCGTCCGCTGACAGCTTTGTGCCGGTTGAGGAGCTGCCGCTGCTCGGCTCTGGCAAGCTCGACCTCAAGAAGCTGGCCCAGCTGGCGCTTGAGCTGAGCCCGCCGCGGGACTAGCGCGCCACGGGACTAACGCGCCGGGCCATTCCCGATGTCGCAGGCCGCCGATGCCTAGCGCGACGCATCTTCACCCGGCTGCTGCAGCTTGGCGAGCTGGACCGCCTCGTCCGACCGAAGGGTCGACGCCAGCTTGGCCGCGGTCTGCCGGCACAGGTCCGCCAGTTCTAGCCGCGTCTTCTCGTCGACCTTGTCGAGCCGCTGCGTCAAGTTTAGCAGGCCGTCGGGCCGCTGTTCGGCGGTCCGTGAGAAGGTCGAGACAAACTTCATGGTCTCGGTGAAGTTGTGGTCGGCCGACTTCACCAGCAGTGGCTTGAGGGTCTTGGCCAGCAGGTCGGCGCCGACGTTTTCGAACCGGACGAACGAGTCGAGCCGGGCGGTGACGTACGTGCGGCCGTTGGTCTCGCGGCGCGAGGCCGAACGGAGCAGCAGCACGCAGTGGGCGTCGATCGCGTCGGGCATGGGTCCCGCCTGGTAGCGGCCGTCGGCAAACACCACCACGGTGTTGCGGCAGTCGGGCTGGTAGTCGGCGTGCATCACCCGCAGGGCCCCCTCGGCGCCCGCCTGGTCGGCGGCCTGGAAGACGTCGTCGGGGCGCCGGACCAGCGACAGGTTGCTGACGCCCATCAGGTTCCAGACGTTGACCACGACTTCCGGGTGCTGCGACAGGAAGTTGAACACCTCCGGGTCGCAGTCGAAGGCGTGCGTCGGGGACCGTCGGAAGAGGCTCGCCTTGCGGACCACGTACTGGGTCATCCGCTGGTCCTGGCGGGAGAGCTTGGCCCAGGGGATCTCCTTGAGCGCCTGCTCCCTGGCGGACCGGCTCGAGGTCGCCTCTGCCGAGTACTCTTCGGCGTGCGCCGACCCGGCGGCCGCGCAGAGCGCAGCGGCGACGAGCAGCAATAAGATGGCCTTCGGCGTAGCGATACGAACCGTCCGCTGCGCGCAATGCGTCACACTCAACGCCATGAATATCCCCCCGGATGGCGCCCTGCTGAGGCGTAGCGAAAAGGCCGAAAGAATCAAACACGCTGACCTTGACGCATCTGGTAGTGGTTTCGGCGCCCGGCCTGCCAAGCCGTGAGGCAATCCTCAGACCCGTTCCGCCAAGCAGTGCTGGCAGCCAACGCCAACCGCGTGAAACGCCCGGCCTTGCTATTGCTCTGATCCGGTTGGCCCAGCAGAATGCGGCCGAATCTTTTTCGACCCGGCGAGTAATCAATGAGCGAACAACGCCCCCCATCGAAGCTCCCCCGCCTGGCAGTGCTAGCGTGCGGCGTCCTGATGGTGTTGGCCGGCTGGGAGGTGAGCCGCCGGTTCGTGGCTCACGGCATTGCCACCCGGGCAGAATGCAACCCGTCAAACTCCCGCGCCGCGATTAGCGAGCTAGCACAGCTCGGCCCCAGCGCCGTGCCGGCCCTGCTCGACGCGGCTGTCAGCGACGACCGCGAGGTAGCGGTCCCGGCGCGGGCCCAGGTTGAGGCCCTGCTGGACGACTGGGCCTACAGCCGACCCGCGGCGTTCGAGGACCGGTGCCTGGCGCTGATCGAGGGGGTCGCCGACCGCGAGCCGCAGCTGACGCCGTCGGGACGCGTCTGGGCCCGCCGGCTGGGCGACCACGCCTTACGAAAGCTGAACGCCTCGCGCTCGTCGGGCGACGGCTACCTGATCATGGCGGTCGAACGGCTCTACGCCCTGGCCGACCAGCCCCCCCAGTACATCGACCAGCCGCTGCGGGTGCGGCGGATCAGCCCGGTCGAGATCGCCCAATCGCCGGGGGGCGCCCTACAGCCTGCCCCGGCATTTAAGGCCCCAATAGCGCCGCCCAAGCCGCTGGTCGCTGCCGCCGCACCGGAGTCACCCTCGCTGCCCGATCCGCGACCCATCGAGGCCGCGCCTGCCGCCCCGATCTCGCCGGTCGAGCAGCCGATCGCCAGGGGCCCTGCCCCACTCGACTGGCGTGAGCCGACCCCCGACCCCAGCGAAGCCGCCGAACCGCAGCGGCTGCCCTCCGACACAACCGCCGACGGACCCATTGGCAACGTTGCTGCGACACCCCCTGGCCTGCCAACCGAGGTGACCTCGCTCCTCGAGGGGACGCCGGTCGATCGTCTGCGGCTCGTCGAGCAGCTGCTCACCGGCCGCCACGAGAACGCGGCGGAGATCCTGCTCCGCCTGGCGCGAGACCCGGAGCCCAAGGTCAGGCTGTCGGCGATCTCGGCGCTTGGCTCCTCGACGAACCCGCAGCTGACCGAGGCGGCCTACCAGCTCGCCGTGCATGACGAAGACCCGAAGGTCTCGCGGCTGGCGACCGAGCTGCAGAAGCTGCTCCGGTAGCCGCTCGCTGCGTCAACGCGAACGGTGCACCGCGCCGCAGCAGCGTCGGGGCGCCCGCCTGCCAAACAAGACATGCGGCGAAAACGGGGGCCCCATTTCTAAGGCCTTCCCCGCTGCTACCGCACGGTCGAACCGAGCGACGCCACGCGCTGGGCAGTGACGTGCTGCTGCTGGTACTCCGGCATGAAGCCCTGC
This window harbors:
- a CDS encoding STAS domain-containing protein, giving the protein MSTFRRVKLSESGSVTVVTFADSKIIDEEEIQELGQELFDLVEREERKKIVLNFSNVEFLSSAALGKLISFEKKVKNHRAELILTNIRPEIYEVFAITKLTKLFKIKDDEADALAVL
- a CDS encoding ZIP family metal transporter, with the protein product MSPYAIDSAMIEWLSELSPVWQALLAGTGTWLVTAIGAALVFGFVGVSRKLMDAMLGFSGGVMLAASYWSLLAPAIEIAEQTGGIKWLPPAIGFLAGGGVLWAIDKVLPHLHLYLPVDQAEGLPTSWRRSVLLVTAITLHNIPEGLAIGVVFGGAAMGIQGATVEAAIALAVGIGIQNFPEGVAVAMPLRAEGMSRIKSFWFGAASALVEPPAAVLGAAAVFYARPILPYALSFAAGAMVFVVVEELIPESQQKGNADLATVCLMVGFVVMMVLDVSLG
- a CDS encoding AMP-binding protein, which encodes MIPPRAMIRACRRASSRWKIADSTGSQLTGSEVLLRSLVLRRMLRREVLANDELYVGVLLPPSLGGAVVNAALALDRRVTANLNYSATSAVMNKCIKKAGIRHVLTSEKLLSKLDLDLDAEVVCLEDLKDKATAADKLLAAVATYATPAGLLDKMLGLDRASEDDEQTVLFTSGSTGDPKGVVLTYRNVATNVYGMGKAIHLTERDVLLGILPFFHAFGYTVTLWGPLMLDVNAAYHVNPLEARQVGKLAATRGATILLSTPTFLRSYLKRCSVEDFKSLEIVVVGAEKLPQELSDKFEAKFGVRPIEGYGATELSPLVSVNIPPTRAMSDEDGWVEGSVGKPLPEVEAKIVHPETFEPLPPGEDGMLLITGPNLMKGYFNDDAKTSEAVRDGWYVTGDIARLDERGFIHITGRQSRFSKIGGEMVPHVTVEEAIQEFVATDDDESVLAVVSAVPDAKKGERLVVLHLPMAKTPNEVRTHLTQQGLPNLWIPSADSFVPVEELPLLGSGKLDLKKLAQLALELSPPRD
- a CDS encoding ATP-binding protein — translated: MGDNWAWTTEATLASQRGAHLPLMDEILAELKNHGWDGRDYFGVQMALEESLSNAIRHGNKLDEQKTVEVECKLSDQAFWIRIKDEGQGFQPEKVADCTTSEGLACHGGRGMMLINAYMTRVEHNEAGNCIIMEKTRDTDST
- a CDS encoding HEAT repeat domain-containing protein; translation: MSEQRPPSKLPRLAVLACGVLMVLAGWEVSRRFVAHGIATRAECNPSNSRAAISELAQLGPSAVPALLDAAVSDDREVAVPARAQVEALLDDWAYSRPAAFEDRCLALIEGVADREPQLTPSGRVWARRLGDHALRKLNASRSSGDGYLIMAVERLYALADQPPQYIDQPLRVRRISPVEIAQSPGGALQPAPAFKAPIAPPKPLVAAAAPESPSLPDPRPIEAAPAAPISPVEQPIARGPAPLDWREPTPDPSEAAEPQRLPSDTTADGPIGNVAATPPGLPTEVTSLLEGTPVDRLRLVEQLLTGRHENAAEILLRLARDPEPKVRLSAISALGSSTNPQLTEAAYQLAVHDEDPKVSRLATELQKLLR
- a CDS encoding serine/threonine protein kinase encodes the protein MFSPLPTSHPRSPAAHMTWASRTVAGTVVRTRRFLSRELWVWPIIAVLLLVGIGWGVHGSIERTMEANLKSELQTLLDVEVAMLRTWLTSQETNAKSTASDTDVRQLVGQIVALNARNDNDPVAAADLAAQLSQQLQPMLNAHDYSAYFVATREQVLASGRSEVIGRPVPSEFRRVFERVYDGETTVTPPYASLLPQRDPSGRELLGVPVMNVLAPLVDDNLQTIAVLALQLRPEKDFTRILQIARLGDSGETYAFDANGLMLSNSRFGEDLVLLGLLPDLPRSESILQLLVRDPGGDMTRGYRPGVRRAELPLTTMVEEAVAGRPAANVSGYRDYRGVPVVGAWTWLDRYNFGVATEVNYSEAFRPLTILKRTFWGLLALLAASSVAIFVFTLLVARAQRQAREAAIEARELGQYKLEEKLGEGAMGVVYRGRHAMLRRPTAIKLIDADKVTQTSIERFEREVQITSNLNHPNTIAIYDYGRTPEGVFYYAMEYLDGIDLQSLAEKYGPQPSGRVVYILRQICGSLFEAHSSGLVHRDIKPANVMLNRRGGEGDVVKVLDFGLVKDRDDRSARNGGMAGTPLYMSPEAVQTPDAVDACSDLYSVGAVGYFLVTGKPVFESDDLVTLCRQHAVEPPTPLSTRLGKPVPADLEHAILSCLEKDRARRPQTARDLANMLAGCECAGDWSVDRADMWWGRRERGVPPESKEPPQPPTAGKTQSNLDQTIDL
- the icd gene encoding NADP-dependent isocitrate dehydrogenase codes for the protein MPEVAGQPITMKDGCLTVPDTPVVPFIEGDGTGPDIWRTSKRVLDAAVEKAYGGSKQIAWLEVLAGQKAFDQTGEWLPDATLDAFREYLVGIKGPLTTPVGGGIRSLNVALRQILDLYVCLRPVQYFAGVPSPVKQPELTDMVIFRENSEDIYAGIEFENGSDDCDKLKTLLSEAFPDRWKKVRFPDTVGLGIKPVSQEGTARLVKAAIQYAIDNDKESVTLVHKGNIMKFTEGGFRDWGYECAKEQFGATEIDGGPWCSFKSPKSDKEIIVKDVIADAMLQQILTRPAEYDVIATLNLNGDYISDALAACVGGIGIAPGGNINYDSGHAIFEATHGTAPKYADQDKVNPGSVTLSGEMMLRYLGWTEAADLIIKGLNGAIAAKTVTYDFERLMEGATLLKCSEFGDAIIKHMN